A single genomic interval of Nocardioides palaemonis harbors:
- a CDS encoding DUF3054 domain-containing protein, whose protein sequence is MWLLIDLLLVGLFAVVGRLSHYGSLTLGGWWTTAWPFLTGALLAWAVLALTRRPPAALLSGVVVWLGALVGGMLLRRASDQGTATSFVVVATLVLGVLLLAPRLGARARR, encoded by the coding sequence ATGTGGCTGCTGATCGACCTCCTCCTGGTGGGCCTGTTCGCGGTCGTCGGCCGGCTGAGCCACTACGGCTCGCTGACCCTCGGCGGCTGGTGGACCACGGCGTGGCCCTTCCTCACCGGCGCCCTGCTCGCGTGGGCCGTGCTGGCACTGACCCGCCGCCCGCCGGCGGCACTCCTGTCGGGGGTCGTGGTCTGGCTGGGCGCGCTCGTCGGCGGCATGCTGCTGCGCCGCGCGAGCGACCAGGGCACCGCGACGTCGTTCGTCGTCGTCGCGACCCTCGTCCTCGGCGTGCTGCTCCTCGCGCCTAGGCTCGGTGCACGTGCCCGACGCTGA
- a CDS encoding cytochrome P450: MRSTVHWGVAHGLPTLILRRAADRGDLHARLVRTGGRGSEAFDLVEEIRARGPLYRSQLGYVATSHATVREVLTSDDFRTGFPTDQGPIGRVARWAAPRTLHPVEPPSLLVTEPPDHTRYRRLVTRVFTMRAVDRLRERTEEIAAGLLDDLEPRAHDEVDLVESYCSLLPVTVIAEILGVPEAERARVLDFGSAAAPSLDFGLGLRRYRSVSRALAQFDTWLGQHLEQLHRSPGDDLLSELVAVRDEGRGLDETELKATAGLVLAAGFETTVNLLGNGIALLHDHPGERARVGADPSLWPNVVEEALRLDPPVLLTARMAQRDTELAGTTVRAGSMVTAVLGGANRDPEVFPDPLRFDVARANARDHIAFSSGRHHCLGAQLARMEGDVGLRTIWERYPDLRLEPGARRRETRILRGFERLPATLRP; encoded by the coding sequence ATGAGGTCCACGGTCCACTGGGGGGTGGCCCACGGCCTGCCCACGCTGATCCTGCGCCGGGCCGCCGACCGGGGCGACCTGCACGCCCGACTGGTGCGGACCGGGGGCAGGGGCAGCGAGGCGTTCGACCTCGTCGAGGAGATCCGCGCGCGCGGGCCGCTCTACCGCTCGCAGCTCGGCTACGTCGCCACCAGCCACGCGACGGTGCGCGAGGTGCTGACCAGCGACGACTTCCGGACCGGCTTCCCGACCGACCAGGGCCCGATCGGCCGGGTCGCCCGCTGGGCGGCGCCGCGCACCCTCCACCCGGTCGAGCCGCCGTCGCTGCTGGTCACGGAGCCGCCCGACCACACCCGCTACCGCCGGTTGGTCACGCGGGTGTTCACGATGCGGGCGGTCGACCGGCTGCGCGAGCGCACCGAGGAGATCGCGGCCGGACTGCTCGACGACCTCGAGCCGCGCGCTCACGACGAGGTGGACCTCGTCGAGTCCTACTGCTCCCTGCTGCCCGTCACGGTCATCGCGGAGATCCTCGGCGTGCCCGAGGCCGAGCGCGCCCGGGTGCTCGACTTCGGCTCCGCCGCTGCTCCCAGCCTCGACTTCGGGCTCGGCCTGCGCCGCTACCGCTCGGTCTCGCGGGCGCTCGCGCAGTTCGACACGTGGCTCGGGCAGCACCTCGAGCAGCTGCACCGCTCGCCGGGCGACGACCTGCTCAGCGAGCTGGTGGCCGTCCGCGACGAGGGGCGCGGCCTCGACGAGACCGAGCTCAAGGCGACCGCGGGCCTGGTGCTCGCGGCCGGCTTCGAGACGACCGTCAACCTGCTCGGCAACGGCATCGCCCTGCTGCACGACCACCCCGGGGAGCGCGCCCGCGTCGGCGCCGATCCGTCGCTGTGGCCCAACGTCGTCGAGGAGGCGCTGCGGCTCGACCCGCCGGTGCTGCTGACCGCCCGGATGGCCCAGCGCGACACCGAGCTGGCCGGGACGACCGTGCGCGCGGGCTCGATGGTGACCGCGGTGCTCGGCGGGGCCAACCGGGACCCGGAGGTGTTTCCCGACCCGCTGCGCTTCGACGTCGCCCGCGCGAACGCCCGCGACCACATCGCGTTCTCCTCCGGGCGGCACCACTGCCTCGGCGCCCAGCTCGCCCGGATGGAGGGCGACGTGGGGCTGCGCACGATCTGGGAGCGCTACCCCGACCTGCGCCTCGAGCCGGGCGCGCGGCGGCGCGAGACCCGCATCCTGCGCGGCTTCGAGCGGCTGCCGGCGACCCTGCGGCCCTGA